The following are from one region of the Arachis duranensis cultivar V14167 chromosome 10, aradu.V14167.gnm2.J7QH, whole genome shotgun sequence genome:
- the LOC110272387 gene encoding uncharacterized protein LOC110272387 gives MELMQLKQGDTTIAEYARKFDDLCHFSKICQGNPADFEEWKCLKFEGGLREDLMSSVVPLEIRNFAELVNKCKLVEECAKKVTASKASRQGFPPRNYNSYNWQPRRTNFKTPGRPRQDNGKRPQQAQVNIACRQCGKDHGTRPCQIRTFTCYNCGEPGHLARSYPKGLSRNPIRTQQQGRVFAMTADDAMQSDALIQGQCIVKDRFLTVLYDSGASHSFVSLTVARELGLDFSELNFDLIVHTPASQNALTKLDCYERTAIISSDSLDIKPFLSHTLYLNSVRVALDGSDCEGYVLLAASSNDSELSLERIQVVKEFPDVFPDDIPKFPPQREIEFSIELVLGTGSISIAPYRMSPLELAELKKQLDELLGKKFIRPSASPWGAPIRVKESDIPKTAFRTRYGHYEYTVMSFGLTNAPAIFMDYMNRIFRPYLDQFVVVFIDDILIYSKTERKHEEHLRTVLQILRTRKLYAKLSKCEFWTEKVAFLGHVISQGGIAVDPSKIEAVVAWEPPTTVTEVWSFLGLAGYYRRFIKGFSQIAL, from the exons ATGGAACTTATGCAGCTGAAACAGGGTGATACAACTATTGCAGAATATGCCCGTAAATTTGATGACTTGTGCCATTTCTCCAAGATCTGCCAAGGGAATCCTGCTGACTTTGAAGAATGGAAGTGTTTGAAGTTCGAAGGGGGCCTTCGTGAGGATCTGATGAGTTCAGTAGTCCCATTGGAGATACGAAATTTTGCTGAGCTGGTTAATAAGTGCAAGTTAGTGGAAGAATGTGCTAAGAAGGTAACTGCCTCTAAAGCAAGTCGTCAAGGATTTCCACCAAGGAACTATAATAGTTACAATTGGCAACCACGAAGGACAAACTTCAAGACACCTG GTAGACCAAGGCAGGATAATGGTAAACGACCTCAACAGGCACAAGTGAATATCGCATGTAGGCAGTGTGGAAAAGATCATGGTACCAGGCCTTGCCAAATCAGAACATTTACTTGTTACAATTGTGGGGAACCGGGACACTTGGCGAGGAGTTACCCAAAAGGACTTTCTCGAAATCCAATACGAACCCAGCAACAAGGTCGAGTGTTTGCCATGACTGCTGATGATGCTATGCAATCAGACGCCCTGATCCAAGGTCAGTGTATTGTCAAAGATCGATTTCTAACTGTACTGTATGACTCGGGTGCATCGCATTCCTTTGTTTCTTTAACTGTTGCTCGTGAGTTGGGACTAGATTTCTCTGAGTTGAACTTTGATCTAATTGTCCATACACCTGCGTCCCAAAATGCTTTGACTA AACTTGATTGCTATGAAAGAACTGCTATTATTTCGTCTGATAGTTTAGATATTAAACCATTTCTGTCTCATACTTTATATCTGAATTCTGTAAGAGTTGCATTAGACGGGAGTGATTGTGAGGGGTACGTTCTGTTAGCGGCTAGCTCGAATGATAGTGAACTAAGCCTAGAACGAATCCAAGTAGTAAAGGAATTTCCTGATGTTTTCCCGGACGACATACCTAAGTTTCCTCCTCAGCGAGAGATAGAATTTAGCATTGAACTTGTACTTGGAACCGGATCGATTTCCATAGCACCGTACCGGATGTCACCGTTGGAACTTGCAGAGTTGAAGAAGCAGTTGGATGAGCTACTTGGGAAGAAATTTATTCGTCCCAGCGCATCACCTTGGGGAGCTCCG ATTCGAGTGAAAGAATCAGATATACCGAAGACTGCATTTAGAACTCGATATGGTCACTATGAGTATACGGTTATGTCGTTTGGACTAACTAATGCTCCTGCgattttcatggattacatgaatcgtATTTTCCGTCCGTACCTTGATCAGTTCGTAGTAGTCTTCATAGACGACATTCTCATCTATTCGAAGacagaaagaaagcatgaagagcatCTAAGGACGGTATTGCAGATACTAAGGACTCGAAAGTTATATGCTAAACTATCAAAGTGCGAGTTCTGGACAGAGAAGGTGGCATTTTTGGGACATGTTATATCGCAGGGAGGAATTGCGGTG